One Terriglobia bacterium genomic window, CACAGGACCGCATCGCCGATTGTGTGCCCGTGGGTATCGTTGATGTCCTTGAAGTGATCGAAGTCGGCCAGCATCAGGCACAGGGGTATACTCTGGCGGTTTGCCCTTTCCAACTCGTTGCGCAGGGCGTCGAGGGCCGCCGAGCGGTTCAGCAGGCCGGTCAGCCCGTCATGAGTCGCCTGGTAACGCAGGGTTTCACGGGCGGAGAGGAGTTCGGCCTGTAGATCCAATATGCGGCGGCCGGCGCGCACCCGCATTTTGAGTTCCTGGGGATCGAAGGGCTTGGGGATGTAATCGTCGGCACCGGCTTCCAGACCTGCGATCACATCCTCCTTTTTATGCTTGGAAGTGAGCAGGAGCAGGTAGATATAGGGTCGGTCTTCGCGCTTGCGGATCTCCCTGCATACTTCCACGCCGTCCATGCCGGGCATGATCCAATCGAGAATGGCGAGCTTCGGGGCGTCGTTACTCTGAAGCAGGCGCCAGGCCTCAAGTCCATTCCGTGCTACAACGACTTCATATCCCCACTTCACAAGAGTCGCCTCGAGA contains:
- a CDS encoding diguanylate cyclase; translated protein: MRVLIADDDDVLRHILEATLVKWGYEVVVARNGLEAWRLLQSNDAPKLAILDWIMPGMDGVEVCREIRKREDRPYIYLLLLTSKHKKEDVIAGLEAGADDYIPKPFDPQELKMRVRAGRRILDLQAELLSARETLRYQATHDGLTGLLNRSAALDALRNELERANRQSIPLCLMLADFDHFKDINDTHGHTIGDAVLCEATRRMRASVRTYDSVGRYGGEEFLFILPGCDTENAKNQAERLQACVTSQPIELPRVTISFTISIGVVVKYNACIEDLDSLIQTADAALYEAKVQGRNRVVVSATPVAVLKPIPTMSFLEPRA